One segment of Cydia amplana chromosome 16, ilCydAmpl1.1, whole genome shotgun sequence DNA contains the following:
- the LOC134655174 gene encoding uncharacterized protein LOC134655174: MYSISLQVVDLQGYLWLTAYFHYYTPGNLRLKTTVHQVPIYRLRELIDNAPATQDTRRWNMKHESPYPGYCRAPGRADCLPLLCDCDFLKQEWSRKRGNNGTVSGNTVLLYKIGALTKT; the protein is encoded by the exons ATGTATTCGATTAGTTTACAAGTTGTTGACTTACAA GGATACTTGTGGCTTACGGCGTACTTCCACTACTATACACCAGGGAATCTGCGACTCAAAACGACGGTGCATCAAGTGCCTATTTACCGACTACGAGAACTGATTGACAATGCTCCCGCTACCCAGGACACTCGGAGATGGAATATGAAGCACGAGAGCCCTTACCCCGGGTACTGCCGCGCGCCCGGCCGAGCCGACTGCTTGCCGCTGCTCTGCGACTGTGACTTTCTTAAGCAGGAATGGAGTAGAAAAAGGGGGAATAACGGTACAGTTAGTGGCAATACAGTACTTCTTTATAAAATAGGTGCACTAACAAAAACGTAA
- the LOC134655524 gene encoding probable splicing factor, arginine/serine-rich 7 — MCKSSKMVSGSTRVIQVSNIAPQATKDQMQTLFGYLGKIDDIRLYPTIRDVSCPVQSRICYVKYYDSATVNVAQHMTNTVFIDRALIVIPMQSGEIPDEHRALEMSSNGTLVPGLSSVEPRLPAHVINTLEGVPPSQVIQTHDPKMVSLGLPPYPPLPATHDSRKIEEIRRTVLVGDIGALSYQQLSDHFGMVGDVKYLRFCERDADKQKYVLIEMSEQESVLKALQLNGSTIEGQTIRVLHATQSISKPQTKSNEAAQREIEEAMCRVKEAQNLISAAIDPVIGLLSKDKRRTRSRSRSRRRSRSRSRRSRSRHRAKRSRSRSRHRARPERSRHRRSRSRSHHRARRSRSRSRHRSSRSKRDRSRDRKDKKDSSEKERKDKSKSPAPPPKDVEEKEEIKEEVETNGTGAEVKSKASTPAEDKPEPDKERSPSKRERSRSKDRKRSRSRRRSGSRARRKRSRSRRRSRSRKRSRSRERKRSRSRKRSRSRDRKRSRSRDRKRTRSRDRKRSRSRDRKRSRSGSRRSRSHRDSKTPHDRRSPDLSTIEERDVSIVDKAPDIAEDKHSPDNMDISNSP, encoded by the exons ATGTGTAAATCATCCAAAATGGTTTCGGGCAGTACGCGTGTGATACAAGTCTCCAACATCGCGCCTCAAGCGACCAAGGATCAAATGCAGACCTTATTCGGTTACTTGGGTAAAATAGATGATATTAGATTGTATCCGACTATCCGAGATGTCTCCTGCCCGGTTCAGTCTCGAATTTGTTACGTGAAGTATTATGATTCGGCTACTGTCAATGTAGCCCAACATATGACGAACACGGTGTTCATCGACCGCGCACTGATAGTGATTCCCATGCAATCAGGTGAGATTCCTGACGAACATAGGGCCCTAGAGATGTCAAGTAATGGTACCCTAGTGCCAGGCCTTAGTTCGGTCGAGCCGCGACTCCCCGCTCATGTCATCAACACATTGGAAGGTGTCCCACCAAGTCAAGTGATACAGACTCATGACCCTAAAATGGTATCATTAGGATTACCACCATATCCACCACTTCCTGCAACCCACGACTCGAGAAAGATTGAAGAAATCCGAAGAACTGTTTTGGTGGGTGATATAGGGGCCTTGAGTTACCAACAGTTATCAGATCACTTTGGAATGGTTGGAGATGTTAAGTATCTGCGATTCTGCGAGCGTGATGCAGACAAACAGAAATATGTCCTAATAGAAATGTCTGAACAGGAAAGTGTATTAAAAGCTTTGCAACTCAATGGTTCTACAATTGAAGGTCAAACTATACGG GTGCTCCATGCAACCCAATCCATATCTAAACCTCAAACCAAGAGCAACGAGGCTGCCCAACGTGAGATCGAAGAGGCCATGTGCAGGGTCAAGGAAGCCCAGAACCTAATCTCTGCAGCCATCGATCCAGTCATTGGCCTTCTTTCTAAAGACAAACGGAG aACCCGATCCCGGTCGCGGTCCCGGCGACGCTCCCGGTCGCGCTCGCGGCGCTCTCGCTCGCGGCACCGCGCCAAGCGCTCGCGCAGCCGctcgcggcaccgcgcgcgcccCGAGCGCTCCCGCCACCGCCGCTCCAG GTCCCGCTCCCACCACCGCGCGCGCCGCTCCCGCTCCCGCTCGCGCCACCGCAGCTCGCGCTCCAAGCGCGACCGCTCCCGCGACAGAAAAGATAAGAAGGATTCCAGCGAGAAGGAGAGAAAGGACAAATCCAAATCCCCCGCGCCTCCTCCCAAGGACGTCgaagaaaaagaggaaattaagGAGGAGGTCGAAACGAACGGGACCGGCGCCGAAGTGAAATCGAAGGCGTCCACTCCCGCCGAAGACAAGCCGGAGCCGGACAAGGAGCGCAGCCCGTCGAAGAGGGAGCGCTCCCGGTCGAAGGACAGGAAGCGCTCGCGGTCCCGGCGCCGCTCCGGCTCGCGCGCGCGCCGCAAGCGGTCCCGGTCGCGGCGCCGCTCGCGGTCCCGCAAACGGTCGCGCTCCAGGGAGAGGAAGCGGTCGAGGTCGAGGAAACGCTCGCGGTCGCGCGACAGGAAACGATCCAGATCTAGGGATCGCAAACGTACTCGCTCCCGCGACAGAAAGCGGTCTCGGTCCCGCGACCGCAAGCGCTCGCGGTCCGGCAGCCGCCGCAGCCGCTCGCACCGCGACTCCAAGACGCCCCACGACCGGCGCAGCCCCGACCTCAGCACCATAGAGGAGAGGGATGTTTCGATCGTCGACAAGGCCCCGGACATCGCGGAGGACAAGCACTCCCCTGACAACATGGACATTTCGAATTCTCCATAA